In a genomic window of Dyadobacter fermentans DSM 18053:
- a CDS encoding DUF2683 family protein, protein MTTLTIKTENQEVMKAVRALSRGFKVAFEEKEDKPYDPEFVAMIKESEQQINEGKTVQYEPGTNVWDLANSK, encoded by the coding sequence ATGACTACGCTGACGATAAAAACTGAAAACCAGGAAGTGATGAAGGCTGTGAGAGCACTTTCACGCGGATTTAAGGTGGCATTCGAAGAAAAGGAAGACAAACCGTACGACCCCGAATTCGTGGCCATGATCAAAGAAAGCGAGCAACAAATCAATGAAGGCAAAACCGTTCAATACGAACCCGGTACTAACGTATGGGATCTGGCAAATTCAAAATAG
- a CDS encoding glycoside hydrolase family 3 N-terminal domain-containing protein, with protein sequence MTRHHLALFSLLFLITFTAKAQISTPPGFLQKNNTNASRQWVDSVFATLTPDERIAQLIMVAAVSDTKRALIDPKTSDPTVVEKLIRENKVGGIVFFQGGPMPQARLTNYYQSISKVPLLVAMDAEFGLAMRIDSTVRYPYQMTLGAIQGNNDLIYEMGAQLAKQARRLGMHINFAPVADVNNNPDNPVISFRSFGENKYKVAEKAVAYMRGMQDNGLLTSAKHFPGHGDTGTDSHYDLPLIPHSAQRIDSLELYPFRALIDNGLSGMMIAHLSIPALDKTPNLPSTLSKPIISNLLRHQLGFEGLIYSDAMNMKGVTKYFPNGKADAMGLEAGMDLLEFTEDVNKSIAEIKKSIAEGKITQAEIDRRCRKVLEAKAWAGLNHYKPVDLNNLYEDLNPKAAELTNRLLTEKALTILKNDNSILPLRELDTLKIASISLGADTITTFQNTLGLYTTVDHFQIPAKATAAQIEAVRSKLNAYNLLLVGVHLGSISPRTSYGLTEPMSAVLQELIATKKAVVSVFGNPYALNKMPKTDDAKALVMAYQLTPYTQDLSAQLIFGAIPALGKLPVTVNAQYPYHAGIETPALGRLKYTIPEELGLDSKVITFKIDSIANMAVAQKATPGCVVQLAKDGKVFFRKAYGKHTYEGSQPVKVTDLYDLASVTKITASTLALMSLWDQKKFDLDATMKDYLPDFEGSNKADLQWRRVLTHSARLKAFIVLWKEAQNADGSWKKKTFSTKQSKRYPTSVVGDSLFIFKNYDKTIFKAIRNSPLNEKEGYVYSDLSFILYPQIVKRLSGEGFEDYLKNHYYRKLGANTLTFNPKRFYKLDDIVPTERDTFFRMTQLHGQVHDEAAAMLGGLSGHAGLFGTSNDVMKVWQMYLQDGYYGGQQLLSKDALIEFTRYQYPEEGSRRGIGFDKPTFKYTGNAPRYASPSSFGHTGYTGIMTWADPAWGLNYVFFSNRVYPTRDNNKISAMNIRTSIMDVVYEQLLKK encoded by the coding sequence ATGACCAGACACCACCTAGCCCTGTTTTCATTACTTTTTCTAATCACATTCACTGCAAAAGCCCAGATCAGCACGCCGCCCGGCTTTTTACAAAAGAATAATACGAATGCATCGCGGCAATGGGTGGATTCTGTTTTTGCGACGCTTACGCCCGATGAACGCATTGCGCAGCTGATTATGGTCGCGGCGGTGTCGGATACCAAGCGGGCGCTGATTGACCCGAAAACGAGTGACCCGACCGTTGTAGAGAAGCTGATCCGTGAAAACAAGGTGGGCGGAATCGTGTTTTTTCAGGGCGGGCCGATGCCCCAGGCGCGGCTGACCAACTATTATCAATCCATTTCGAAAGTGCCTTTGCTGGTCGCGATGGACGCGGAATTCGGGCTGGCGATGCGGATCGATAGCACCGTTCGCTACCCGTATCAAATGACTCTGGGCGCCATTCAGGGGAATAATGACCTGATTTACGAAATGGGCGCGCAGCTGGCGAAGCAGGCGCGGCGGCTTGGCATGCACATTAATTTTGCCCCGGTAGCGGACGTGAACAACAACCCTGACAACCCGGTGATCAGCTTCCGGTCGTTTGGTGAAAACAAATACAAAGTGGCCGAGAAAGCCGTTGCATACATGCGCGGAATGCAGGATAACGGATTGCTAACCAGCGCCAAACATTTTCCGGGCCACGGCGATACCGGCACCGACTCGCATTACGACCTCCCGCTGATCCCGCATTCAGCACAACGCATTGATTCCCTGGAACTTTACCCGTTCCGCGCGCTGATCGACAACGGTTTGAGCGGGATGATGATCGCGCATTTGAGCATTCCTGCGCTCGATAAGACGCCTAATCTGCCTTCTACCCTCTCCAAACCCATTATTTCAAACCTGCTCCGCCACCAGCTGGGATTTGAAGGGCTGATTTACTCCGACGCAATGAATATGAAAGGAGTTACCAAATATTTCCCTAACGGCAAAGCCGATGCAATGGGACTTGAAGCGGGAATGGACCTGCTGGAATTTACCGAAGATGTCAACAAATCCATCGCCGAGATCAAAAAGAGCATTGCAGAGGGTAAAATCACCCAGGCGGAGATCGATCGGCGTTGCCGTAAAGTACTCGAAGCCAAGGCCTGGGCGGGACTTAACCATTACAAACCCGTTGATCTCAACAACTTATACGAAGACCTGAACCCCAAAGCAGCCGAACTAACCAACCGGTTGCTCACCGAAAAAGCCCTTACTATACTTAAAAATGACAACAGCATTCTGCCGCTGCGCGAACTGGACACATTGAAAATCGCCTCCATTTCCTTGGGCGCCGACACCATCACCACTTTCCAGAATACGCTCGGCCTTTATACCACCGTCGACCATTTCCAAATCCCCGCGAAAGCCACCGCTGCTCAGATTGAAGCAGTGCGTTCCAAGCTCAATGCTTACAATCTCTTGCTCGTCGGCGTGCATTTGGGCAGCATTTCCCCGCGCACCAGCTATGGCCTCACCGAGCCGATGAGCGCCGTTTTGCAGGAACTGATCGCGACCAAAAAGGCGGTAGTTTCCGTTTTTGGCAATCCATATGCATTGAATAAAATGCCTAAAACGGACGACGCGAAGGCGCTGGTGATGGCCTACCAGCTCACACCTTACACGCAGGACCTGTCGGCGCAGCTGATTTTCGGCGCCATTCCCGCGCTGGGCAAGCTGCCGGTGACTGTGAATGCGCAGTACCCTTATCACGCAGGCATCGAAACACCCGCATTGGGCAGGTTGAAATACACCATTCCCGAGGAGCTTGGACTGGATTCGAAGGTTATCACATTTAAAATAGATTCGATCGCCAACATGGCTGTCGCGCAGAAAGCGACGCCCGGCTGCGTGGTGCAGCTGGCGAAGGACGGCAAGGTGTTTTTCCGCAAAGCCTACGGCAAACACACCTACGAAGGCAGCCAACCGGTAAAAGTGACGGATTTGTACGACCTGGCTTCTGTCACGAAAATCACCGCGTCCACCCTCGCGCTGATGAGCCTCTGGGACCAGAAAAAATTCGACCTCGACGCAACGATGAAGGATTACCTGCCAGATTTCGAAGGTTCCAACAAAGCCGACCTGCAATGGCGCCGCGTGCTAACCCACAGCGCTCGCCTGAAAGCTTTTATTGTTCTTTGGAAAGAAGCACAAAATGCGGACGGAAGCTGGAAAAAGAAGACATTCAGCACAAAGCAATCCAAACGCTACCCTACTTCGGTGGTCGGCGACAGCCTTTTTATTTTCAAAAACTATGACAAAACGATCTTCAAAGCGATCCGTAACTCGCCTTTGAATGAAAAGGAAGGCTACGTGTACAGCGATCTTTCATTCATTCTCTATCCTCAGATCGTGAAGCGGCTGAGCGGCGAAGGTTTTGAAGATTATCTCAAAAACCATTATTATCGCAAGCTTGGCGCTAATACGCTCACATTTAACCCGAAACGCTTCTACAAACTCGACGACATCGTACCTACCGAGCGCGACACGTTTTTCCGCATGACGCAGCTGCACGGCCAGGTGCACGACGAAGCCGCAGCCATGCTGGGCGGCCTGAGCGGCCACGCGGGGCTTTTCGGCACCTCCAATGATGTGATGAAAGTTTGGCAAATGTATTTGCAGGACGGCTACTATGGCGGGCAGCAGTTGCTGAGCAAGGATGCATTGATCGAGTTCACGCGCTACCAATATCCGGAAGAAGGCAGCCGTCGCGGAATCGGGTTCGATAAGCCGACTTTCAAATACACGGGTAATGCGCCGCGGTATGCGAGCCCGTCGAGCTTCGGGCACACGGGTTACACGGGCATTATGACGTGGGCCGACCCGGCGTGGGGGCTCAACTACGTCTTTTTTTCAAACCGGGTATACCCCACGCGCGACAACAACAAGATTTCGGCTATGAACATCCGTACTTCGATCATGGACGTGGTGTACGAGCAGCTCTTAAAAAAGTAA
- a CDS encoding S66 peptidase family protein: MNPIQFPAFLKPGDRVGVLAPASIVKYDDIVPGIKLFREQWGLEVVEGKTLHTSYNQFSASDADRLADVQEMLDDPSIKAIIAARGGYGCSRIVDKLDFGQFLQNPKWIVGFSDLTAFLSRTYQLGFASIHAPMAKSITSAGSEVAAESLRQMLFGELPEYFVPSHVLNRTGQVSAQVVGGNLCLLAHLIGSETEIDTNGKILFIEDINEYLYNLDRMMIQLRRSGKLSNLAGLIVGQFTDMKDNSSPTFGKDSNEIIAEHVAEFGYPVCFDFPVGHVGDNRAMGVGMHAALNVTGDGVHLKFLSHSALV, encoded by the coding sequence ATGAACCCAATCCAATTTCCTGCATTTCTGAAACCCGGCGATCGCGTTGGGGTGTTGGCTCCGGCCAGTATTGTGAAGTATGATGATATTGTGCCCGGCATCAAGTTGTTCCGGGAGCAATGGGGGCTGGAAGTGGTGGAAGGCAAAACTTTGCACACTTCGTACAATCAGTTTTCGGCCTCCGATGCGGATCGCCTGGCCGATGTGCAGGAAATGCTGGACGATCCGTCCATTAAAGCCATCATCGCAGCCCGCGGCGGATATGGATGTTCGAGGATTGTGGACAAACTTGATTTCGGGCAGTTTCTTCAAAATCCGAAATGGATCGTGGGTTTCAGCGATCTTACCGCGTTTCTTTCACGCACTTACCAACTCGGCTTCGCAAGCATTCACGCACCGATGGCCAAGTCCATTACCTCGGCCGGCTCGGAAGTTGCGGCGGAATCGCTCCGGCAGATGCTATTCGGCGAATTGCCTGAATACTTCGTTCCCAGTCACGTGCTCAACCGCACAGGACAAGTGTCGGCGCAGGTGGTGGGCGGAAATCTCTGCCTGCTCGCGCATTTGATCGGCTCCGAAACGGAGATCGATACCAACGGCAAGATTCTCTTTATCGAGGATATCAACGAATATTTATACAACCTGGACCGGATGATGATCCAGCTGAGACGATCAGGCAAGCTGTCTAATCTCGCCGGACTGATCGTGGGGCAGTTTACCGATATGAAGGATAACAGCAGTCCGACATTCGGCAAGGATTCCAACGAAATTATCGCTGAACACGTTGCGGAATTCGGCTACCCGGTTTGTTTCGACTTCCCGGTGGGCCATGTGGGCGACAACCGCGCCATGGGTGTGGGCATGCATGCTGCCCTGAATGTGACAGGCGATGGCGTGCATTTAAAATTCCTTTCGCATTCCGCACTAGTTTAG
- a CDS encoding amidohydrolase: protein MKILSTKSISRLALQISATALIAAIPSLSARAQSPLAKSIDQKSPALEKKLVEWRRDFHQNPELGNREFKTAEKVANHLKQLGIEVQTGVAHTGVVGLLKGGKPGPVVALRADMDGLPVTERVDVPFKSQVTTEYNGQTTGVMHACGHDTHVAILMGVAEVLASMKSELPGTVKFIFQPAEEGAPQGEEGGAELMVKEGVLENPKVEAIFGLHIDSQIEVGKIAYRPGATMAAVDFFSIDVKGKQTHGAYPWSGVDPIVTSSQIVTALQTIVSRNLNLTQAPAVVTIGAIHGGVRQNIIPESVKMIGTIRTFDEGMHSFVHKRINDISTNIAESAGATAKVDIDVMYPVTYNDEALTAKMIGTLENVAGKEQVNVIPAKTGAEDFSYYQQKVPGFFFFLGGMPKGKKVSEAAPHHTPDFYVDEGSLVLGVRSIARLATDYLEKAKTKAK, encoded by the coding sequence ATGAAAATTCTTTCTACCAAAAGCATTTCCAGATTAGCCCTCCAAATCTCCGCGACGGCGCTGATCGCCGCAATACCCAGCCTGTCGGCACGCGCGCAGTCACCATTGGCCAAATCGATCGATCAAAAATCGCCGGCATTGGAAAAAAAGCTGGTCGAATGGCGACGCGATTTTCACCAGAACCCAGAACTCGGCAACAGAGAGTTTAAAACCGCCGAAAAGGTGGCCAATCATTTGAAACAGCTGGGCATTGAAGTACAAACGGGCGTGGCGCATACCGGGGTTGTAGGGCTGCTCAAAGGCGGCAAACCCGGCCCTGTGGTGGCATTGCGGGCCGATATGGACGGGCTGCCGGTGACCGAGCGCGTGGATGTACCTTTTAAATCACAAGTTACAACCGAATACAACGGACAAACTACGGGCGTAATGCACGCCTGCGGGCACGATACGCACGTGGCAATCCTGATGGGCGTGGCAGAAGTGCTGGCGTCGATGAAAAGCGAACTTCCGGGCACGGTCAAGTTCATATTCCAGCCTGCGGAAGAAGGTGCGCCGCAAGGCGAGGAGGGAGGCGCCGAGCTGATGGTAAAAGAGGGCGTGCTCGAAAATCCGAAAGTCGAGGCGATATTCGGGCTGCATATCGATTCGCAGATCGAAGTCGGCAAGATTGCCTACCGGCCCGGCGCGACGATGGCGGCGGTCGATTTTTTCAGTATTGATGTGAAAGGGAAACAGACGCACGGCGCTTACCCGTGGTCGGGCGTTGACCCGATTGTGACGTCGTCGCAGATCGTGACTGCACTGCAAACCATCGTAAGCCGCAACCTCAACCTCACGCAGGCACCGGCTGTGGTGACCATCGGTGCCATCCACGGCGGCGTGCGGCAGAATATCATCCCCGAATCGGTGAAAATGATCGGCACGATCCGGACTTTTGACGAGGGAATGCACTCATTTGTACACAAGCGCATTAACGACATATCGACCAACATTGCCGAAAGTGCCGGTGCCACGGCCAAAGTGGATATCGATGTCATGTACCCGGTTACCTATAACGACGAGGCGCTGACGGCCAAAATGATCGGTACGCTCGAAAATGTGGCTGGAAAAGAGCAGGTGAATGTGATTCCGGCGAAAACCGGCGCCGAAGACTTTTCATATTACCAGCAAAAAGTGCCGGGTTTCTTCTTCTTTCTGGGAGGAATGCCGAAGGGTAAAAAGGTGTCGGAAGCGGCCCCGCACCACACGCCCGACTTCTATGTGGACGAGGGCAGTCTTGTGCTCGGTGTGCGGTCCATCGCGCGGCTAGCCACCGATTACCTCGAAAAGGCGAAAACGAAAGCGAAGTAA
- the chrA gene encoding chromate efflux transporter: MDILLLSLTAFGGPQVHLMMMIERLVHKRRYVTEEELLELQALCSILPGPSSTQTVTAIGLKIGGQPLAYLTLLVWSLPAMALMTLAAIGIHYLERNAISLNFTRFVGPMAVAFLMYGASSIARKVIHNTQGWTFLVISTILAYLYPSPYMTPVLIVCGGVAASLNFKKHEKMEKAEIRVKWRPIIFWISVLITAAVIGKVTNSLPVRLFENFYRNGSLVFGGGQVLIPILYNEFVEFKHYLTEQEFLAGMALTQVVPGPVFSIATFVGSVSLQSHGWFGQIVGGFVATAGIFLPGTFFIFFAYPFWDQLKRYRGIRASLEGIHAASCGLTIAAAIALFQPMMTSIPSVVTVIATLVVVAFGKVPSYLIILAGLLLGLVF; this comes from the coding sequence ATGGACATCCTTTTGCTGTCACTCACGGCATTTGGAGGGCCACAGGTGCACCTGATGATGATGATCGAACGGCTGGTGCACAAGCGGCGCTACGTCACGGAGGAGGAGTTACTTGAATTACAGGCCCTTTGCTCTATTCTACCCGGTCCAAGCTCCACACAGACCGTCACGGCGATCGGCCTGAAAATCGGCGGGCAGCCGCTCGCCTACCTGACGCTGCTGGTATGGTCGCTGCCTGCGATGGCGCTCATGACGCTCGCCGCGATCGGCATCCATTACCTGGAAAGGAATGCTATTTCGCTCAATTTCACGCGGTTCGTGGGGCCGATGGCCGTGGCGTTCCTCATGTATGGAGCCTCTTCCATTGCCCGTAAAGTGATTCATAACACACAGGGATGGACGTTTCTTGTCATTTCTACCATCCTTGCCTATCTCTACCCCTCGCCCTACATGACGCCCGTGCTCATTGTGTGCGGCGGAGTGGCGGCTTCGCTCAATTTTAAGAAGCATGAAAAAATGGAGAAAGCTGAGATCCGGGTCAAATGGCGGCCGATCATTTTCTGGATTTCGGTGCTGATCACGGCGGCGGTGATTGGTAAGGTCACCAACTCATTGCCCGTGCGGCTTTTCGAAAACTTCTACCGGAACGGCAGCCTCGTTTTTGGCGGCGGGCAGGTGCTGATCCCCATTCTTTACAACGAATTTGTTGAATTTAAGCATTATCTCACCGAGCAGGAGTTCCTGGCGGGCATGGCGCTCACCCAGGTGGTACCCGGACCTGTGTTCTCGATCGCCACGTTTGTGGGAAGCGTGTCGCTGCAATCGCACGGCTGGTTTGGTCAGATCGTCGGCGGGTTTGTAGCCACGGCAGGCATTTTCCTGCCAGGGACATTCTTCATCTTTTTTGCCTACCCTTTCTGGGACCAGCTGAAACGCTACCGCGGCATCCGCGCCTCGCTCGAAGGCATTCACGCGGCGAGCTGCGGCCTTACCATCGCGGCTGCCATCGCGCTCTTCCAGCCGATGATGACCAGCATCCCGTCGGTTGTGACGGTAATCGCCACACTGGTTGTGGTGGCCTTCGGAAAGGTGCCCTCGTATCTGATCATCCTCGCGGGGTTGCTGCTGGGGCTGGTGTTCTGA
- a CDS encoding SDR family oxidoreductase has protein sequence MTNFKDKVVWITGASSGIGEALAMAFAKEGAKLVLTARRREELERVKQQTALPAANVLVLPLDVTQLDQAQPAADQVIAHFGHIDIMVHNAGVSQRSYINDTDLEVYQSLMNVNFFSTVAITKAVLPHMIARKSGHFIVMSSVAGKIGTIMRSGYNAAKHALQGFYDSLRAEGYQHNIKVTTICPGYIRTNISLNALDAAGDKFGKMDSNQATGIPADVCAQKILNAVKTDKKEIYIGGFKEVAAIYLKRFFPSLLFDQVRKNIPE, from the coding sequence ATGACAAATTTCAAAGACAAGGTCGTGTGGATCACAGGCGCATCTTCGGGTATCGGCGAGGCATTGGCGATGGCTTTTGCCAAAGAAGGCGCTAAACTCGTGCTCACGGCCCGCCGGCGCGAAGAGCTGGAACGGGTGAAGCAACAAACCGCATTACCGGCCGCCAATGTGCTGGTGTTGCCTCTGGATGTGACGCAGCTGGACCAGGCCCAACCTGCCGCCGATCAGGTGATCGCGCATTTCGGGCATATCGATATTATGGTGCACAATGCGGGCGTGAGTCAGCGCTCTTATATCAACGACACCGATCTGGAAGTGTATCAAAGCCTGATGAACGTCAATTTTTTCAGCACGGTGGCCATTACCAAGGCGGTTTTGCCGCATATGATCGCCCGGAAATCGGGGCATTTTATTGTGATGAGCAGCGTTGCAGGTAAAATCGGTACCATCATGCGGTCGGGATACAATGCTGCCAAGCATGCGCTTCAAGGGTTCTACGACTCGCTGCGGGCTGAGGGTTATCAGCATAACATCAAAGTCACCACCATTTGCCCAGGCTACATTCGCACCAACATTTCACTCAATGCGCTGGATGCGGCGGGCGATAAATTTGGAAAAATGGATAGCAATCAGGCCACGGGCATACCGGCCGATGTTTGTGCACAAAAAATCCTGAATGCGGTGAAAACCGACAAGAAGGAGATTTATATCGGTGGTTTTAAAGAAGTGGCCGCCATTTATCTCAAACGATTCTTCCCGAGCCTCCTGTTCGATCAGGTCAGGAAGAACATTCCGGAATAG
- a CDS encoding Txe/YoeB family addiction module toxin, translating into MADTPTEGIGKPELLKYELAGRYSRRISHEHRIVYKIVDDTIYILSLKGHY; encoded by the coding sequence ATCGCCGACACGCCAACGGAAGGGATCGGAAAACCAGAACTTTTGAAATATGAACTGGCCGGAAGATATTCCAGAAGGATCAGCCATGAACATCGTATCGTGTATAAGATCGTTGACGACACGATATACATTCTTTCTCTGAAAGGCCACTACTAA
- a CDS encoding DUF721 domain-containing protein, which produces MYYRFDKEKASRRPGVTPLKEAIDQMLDRYKLRSRFDQSYVVAHWDKIMGSAIATRTKKVYIKDGILFLQIESAPLRNELFRAKSKIIELINREMGSALVEDVIFV; this is translated from the coding sequence ATGTACTATCGGTTTGACAAGGAAAAAGCATCCCGAAGGCCCGGCGTGACGCCGTTGAAGGAGGCTATTGATCAAATGCTCGACCGGTACAAGCTACGTAGCCGTTTCGACCAATCCTATGTAGTAGCGCATTGGGACAAGATCATGGGTTCGGCCATTGCCACCCGCACCAAGAAGGTATATATCAAAGACGGCATCCTGTTCCTGCAAATCGAATCCGCACCACTCCGCAACGAGCTCTTCCGGGCAAAAAGCAAGATCATTGAGCTGATCAACCGGGAAATGGGGAGTGCGTTGGTTGAGGATGTGATTTTTGTATGA
- a CDS encoding lipid-binding protein, with protein MKYIKYSLIALVFGLLSCDLGNEPEIEGTKLQAMCGEWWINVLVDGEDIGAGFNLVTTANTAANNETDLILDDHGLWPAKIVTKVNLAGMTFNATPDLSNEYDSDIKVSLIEGKILKGAATTPGGNKTDSLYVKFEFSDDAGTQYEYAGYRRTGFREDEH; from the coding sequence ATGAAATATATAAAGTATTCCCTGATAGCGCTGGTTTTTGGACTATTGTCGTGCGACCTCGGAAATGAACCTGAAATAGAGGGTACGAAATTACAGGCAATGTGCGGTGAATGGTGGATCAATGTGTTGGTAGATGGTGAAGATATTGGCGCCGGCTTTAATTTGGTTACCACTGCCAATACAGCGGCCAACAACGAAACGGATCTCATTCTGGATGACCATGGACTTTGGCCCGCCAAGATTGTTACAAAGGTGAACCTTGCCGGAATGACCTTCAACGCAACACCAGACCTCTCTAATGAATACGATTCCGATATCAAAGTATCGTTAATAGAGGGTAAGATTCTGAAAGGTGCAGCTACGACACCAGGCGGCAACAAGACGGACTCCCTATATGTAAAGTTCGAGTTTTCGGATGATGCAGGAACTCAATACGAATATGCCGGCTACCGTCGCACCGGTTTCCGCGAAGACGAACACTGA